In one window of Helianthus annuus cultivar XRQ/B chromosome 17, HanXRQr2.0-SUNRISE, whole genome shotgun sequence DNA:
- the LOC110924425 gene encoding uncharacterized protein LOC110924425 translates to MFLVGPLNESLKTRFPNLFGLELVKSCLIKERIAGEGIWLWRQDPTEEDESVELNDLMDLLWNISLTSRSDGWHWLGNNSGTFSVGSVKSLIINSFDFSSRYVMKWCSWVPIKCNLFAWKAEMNMIPTAEALKNRGMLITDEVCPLCNSAEETVDHLFTSCIVFSVIWHKVCLWSRVPLFYAFSFRDLLEMHNHCGKKNEEKEVFHGIILITCWCVWKARNDLRFNGVNFKIENIFSDIRSLGYL, encoded by the coding sequence ATGTTTTTGGTTGGACCCTTGAACGAATCGCTAAAGACTAGGTTCCCGAATCTCTTTGGTTTGGAGTTGGTTAAAAGCTGTTTGATCAAAGAACGCATCGCTGGGGAGGGGATTTGGCTGTGGCGACAGGATCCGACTGAGGAAGACGAATCTGTTGAGCTGAACGATCTTATGGATTTGCTTTGGAATATTTCTTTGACCAGCAGGAGTGATGGCTGGCATTGGCTCGGTAATAACTCAGGGACTTTCAGCGTTGGATCGGTCAAGTCTCTCATTATCAACTCGTTTGATTTTAGCTCCAGGTACGTCATGAAGTGGTGCTCATGGGTCCCGATTAAATGCAATCTTTTCGCTTGGAAAGCTGAAATGAACATGATTCCTACCGCCGAGGCTTTAAAAAATAGAGGTATGCTTATTACCGATGAGGTTTGTCCGTTATGTAATTCCGCGGAAGAAACGGTGGACCATCTGTTCACCTCGTGTATTGTCTTCTCGGTTATTTGGCATAAGGTGTGTTTATGGAGCCGTGTCCCTCTGTTCTATGCTTTTTCTTTTCGTGACCTTCTTGAGATGCATAACCACTGTGGCAAAAAGAACGAGGAAAAAGAGGTATTCCATGGAATTATTCTGATTACGTGCTGGTGTGTTTGGAAGGCTAGAAATGACTTGAGGTTTAACGGCGTGAATTTTAAGATTGAAAATATTTTCAGCGATATTAGATCTTTAGGCTATCTTTAG
- the LOC110924424 gene encoding uncharacterized protein LOC110924424, with protein MNFLAINIRGIGDLEKPGWINILVKEHKILFLCMQETQVSNVDSITIGRYWGKVEMEYESVDARGRSGGLVSAWDPGVFSKQRVVKHDSFLLISGVLAGTNTCINAVNVYASCEVTRRRALWEELKTIKDTNGEGLWIMAGDFNEVREEDERMISRFDNHGAMIFNNLISEAGLLEYQMSGYKYTYMTEDGSNLSKIDRVLVCDAFIGNWPCARFEALARHLLDHSPLQLSCATSDYGPIPFRFYNSWIEDNGIEEVVKKVLEESNNGGNNMRVLANILKNLKFDIKEWRRVTKLQEEKDINEATEEVATIEKLAESRRLTTLEKEKRILDKWKIRNYERKRLKDLKQRAKLKWAKLGDENSNFFHRTINCRKAQNRINAMKIGGIMVNEPKAIKEEFRTRFLARFTEPITHRPTLDGSGFKQITGEQATLLTSSFSKQEIKEVVWACGSDRAPGPNGFLFKFIKRFWAQLENNIVGVMNDFHERAFIERGCNASFIALIPKVKDPFSVNDFRPISLIGVI; from the coding sequence ATGAATTTTCTTGCAATAAACATAAGAGGCATTGGGGATCTGGAAAAACCAGGGTGGATAAATATATTAGTCAAAGAGCATAAAATCTTGTTTCTATGTATGCAAGAGACACAGGTATCAAATGTGGATTCAATCACTATTGGGAGGTATTGGGGAAAAGTGGAGATGGAATATGAATCGGTGGATGCTAGAGGCAGGTCTGGGGGTCTTGTCTCGGCTTGGGATCCGGGAGTGTTTTCCAAACAGAGAGTAGTCAAACATGATTCGTTTCTACTGATCAGTGGGGTCCTAGCTGGAACAAACACATGTATCAACGCAGTTAATGTATATGCTTCGTGTGAAGTAACAAGAAGAAGGGCACTTTGGGAAGAACTGAAGACCATCAAAGATACGAATGGTGAAGGACTCTGGATCATGGCTGGTGATTTTAACGAAGTAAGAGAGGAGGATGAAAGAATGATATCGAGATTCGACAATCATGGTGCAATGATCTTTAATAACCTCATATCTGAAGCCGGACTACTTGAATATCAGATGAGTGGATACAAGTATACCTACATGACGGAGGATGGGTCGAATCTCAGTAAAATAGACCGGGTCCTAGTCTGTGATGCCTTCATAGGAAATTGGCCATGTGCAAGATTTGAAGCTTTAGCTAGGCACCTATTGGATCATAGCCCGCTACAATTATCGTGTGCGACATCAGACTACGGTCCGATCCCTTTCAGATTCTATAATAGCTGGATTGAGGATAATGGCATAGAGGAAGTGGTTAAGAAAGTTTTGGAGGAATCTAATAATGGGGGCAACAATATGAGAGTACTGGCAAATATTCTCAAGAACCTAAAGTTTGACATCAAAGAATGGAGACGAGTAACGAAACTACAGGAGGAAAAGGATATAAACGAAGCGACAGAAGAAGTGGCAACGATTGAAAAGTTAGCGGAAAGCAGGAGACTGACGACATTGGAAAAGGAGAAAAGAATACTAGACAAATGGAAGATAAGGAACTATGAACGAAAAAGGTTGAAGGACTTAAAACAGAGGGCTAAACTAAAATGGGCGAAGCTAGGTGATGAAAATTCAAATTTCTTCCATAGGACTATAAATTGTAGGAAAGCACAGAATAGAATAAATGCAATGAAAATCGGCGGTATTATGGTTAATGAACCAAAAGCAATTAAGGAGGAGTTTAGAACGAGATTTTTGGCGCGATTCACAGAACCAATAACTCATAGACCTACTCTTGACGGTAGTGGCTTCAAACAGATCACGGGTGAACAGGCTACACTTCTAACTAGTAGCTTTTCGAAACAGGAAATAAAAGAGGTAGTGTGGGCATGTGGGAGTGATAGGGCCCCAGGACCTAACGGATTTTTGTTCAAATTTATAAAAAGATTCTGGGCACAGTTAGAAAATAATATAGTAGGAGTGATGAATGATTTTCATGAAAGAGCTTTTATTGAAAGGGGTTGTAACGCATCATTCATAGCCTTAATCCCAAAAGTAAAGGATCCTTTTTCGGTGAACGATTTTAGGCCAATATCTTTGATTGGAGTGATCTAG